One segment of Brassica napus cultivar Da-Ae chromosome C3, Da-Ae, whole genome shotgun sequence DNA contains the following:
- the LOC106438861 gene encoding uncharacterized protein LOC106438861 isoform X3, translated as MEKSHPSSKFSSSMAQNQLIDSLTSHIALYHSNSSSSSSIPNNPRSAILRWFSSLSVHQRLSHLTFVDPKFVKILLQMLGYIRTKGHGSFIILPDLPSLDLPSLCFKKSRGLISRVALSNASERSLFDSTRLFGSKQGEDCSCSLDSVVMAEELLTNVDHFVETMDALSNGSFLRGEETDLGSSDWVELEWLKAKGYYTMEAFIANRLEVSLRLAWLNTSNGKKRGMKLKEKLNAAAAAANAYWRTKACADWWQNLEAATHKKIWTCLLGKSAKSVIYEILREANQASQEEMWLFSFGARECPSDMLLEHTSLSRGPNAIATNLSALYVLQEFASLLVLCQNGLLSVQSVFFSSLASLPTLVDCILRKLRGFLMVISVDSVKRELLEEYTPKCSKSSSSKQSSGSTKRKHKGKSGNMKKPTPEAKSDRNINLSAKKDQAKLESHKNKDAVECKKAPTSSTMINCSKASAANMEAVPGLVADKGRAKKKRRDKNKNKNKKCTSLENTREVNESVLNSSAIEKAPECESNCTSANQLPQEHIDAKSIGVSCDRNGSREGASGNDAVKCENSGEEELNGKAGTCVISSVLTSTDSAGTSSCDNVNSQKSCCPGERRDILSSSNGRSRTLEEGESQRIHHQRREAAGYGIASSSSEFVSYEWPAIAPMYFPHLNSHLPTATDRLHLDVGHNLHAYVRQPFVSTVHHARNLSIEGTHKQVLPRPMPMSLDWPPMVHSNCGLTTAFACNYDSGILVDIPEQKNKPEPGNECENNWMLEEDFEMHTVSGVDYNQYFGGGVMYWNPSEHLGTGFSRPPSLSSDDSSWAWHEAEMKRSVDDMVAFSSSYSANGLASPNSASFCSPFDPLGPANQPLGYVVPGNEISTKVLQAPPTTSEAPAGEEEVSGTLTSLSGDVEGNSGDSFPYPILRPIIIPNMSKSEYKRSYDTKSPNVPPTRREHPRIKRPPSPVVLCVPRAPRPPPPSPVSNSRARRGFPTVRSGSSSPRHWGMRGWFHDGVNWEEPCGAEVVLPWRNKSLAVRPIIQPLPGALLQDHLIAMSQLGRDQEHPDVAFPLQPPELLNCPTQGESQSLIHGLLNDEIDSFCKQVAAENMSRKPYINWAIKRVTRSLQVLWPRSRTNIFGSSATGLALPSSDVDLVVCLPPVRNLEPIKEAGILEGRNGIKETCLQHAARYLANQEWVKTDSLKAVENTAIPIIMLVVEVPCDLVCSIQSPKDGPDCITVDQDSNSNTDMVGFEDSAAANSLPTKAGNLANVKCVRLDISFKTPSHTGLQTTQLVKDLTEQFPAATPLALVLKQFLADRTLDQSYSGGLSSYCLVLLITRFLQHEHHLGRSINQYFCRTLGGF; from the exons ATGGAAAAAAGCCATCCCTCTTCCAAATTCTCGTCTTCCATGGCTCAGAATCAACTTATCGATTCCCTCACATCTCACATCGCCCTCTACCACTCCaattcttcttcctcctcctcgatACCTAATAATCCTAGGTCAGCGATCCTCCGATGGTTCTCTTCTCTGAGCGTCCACCAGCGCCTCTCTCACCTCACCTTCGTGGATCCCAAGTTCGTCAAAATTCTGCTCCAGATGCTCGGCTATATCCGCACCAAGGGCCATGGCTCTTTCATCATCCTCCCAGACCTCCCTTCCCTCGATCTTCCCAGTCTCTGCTTCAAGAAGTCTCGTGGATTGATCTCCCGCGTTGCCCTCTCCAACGCCTCTGAGCGTTCCCTTTTCGACTCCACCCGTCTCTTCGGTTCGAAACAAGGGGAAGATTGCTCTTGCTCCCTCGACTCCGTCGTCATGGCCGAGGAGCTTCTTACGAACGTGGATCACTTCGTGGAGACTATGGACGCTCTATCCAATGGCTCCTTCTTGAGAGGGGAAGAGACTGATCTGGGCTCCTCGGATTGGGTTGAACTGGAGTGGCTCAAAGCCAAAGGCTATTATACCATGGAAGCCTTCATCGCTAATAGGTTAGAGGTAAGCTTGAGATTAGCTTGGTTGAACACCTCCAATGGGAAGAAAAGAGGAATGAAACTCAAAGAGAAATTGAACGCTGCTGCTGCGGCTGCTAATGCATACTGGAGGACCAAAGCATGTGCTGACTGGTGGCAGAATCTGGAGGCCGCCACACACAAGAAAATCTGGACCTGCTTGCTCGGCAAGTCGGCAAAATCTGTG ATATATGAGATTCTTAGAGAAGCAAATCAAGCATCCCAGGAAGAAATGTGGCTCTTCAGTTTTGGTGCAAGGGAATGCCCTTCTGACATGCTTTTGGAACATACCTCTCTATCAAGGGGACCTAATGCCATTGCCACTAATCTAAGTGCCTTATACGTGCTTCAAGAATTTGCTTCATTACTAGTCTTATGTCAAAATGGCTTACTTTCAGTACAAAGTGTATTCTTCAGCTCATTGGCTTCTCTCCCAACCTTGGTTGATTGTATATTAAGAAAACTGCGGGGTTTTCTTATGGTAATCTCGGTTGATTCTGTTAAACGTGAGCTTCTTGAAGAATATACTCCAAAGTGTTCCAAAAGTTCGTCTTCCAAGCAGAGTTCTGGTTCAACCAAACGTAAACACAAAGGAAAGTCCGGGAATATGAAAAAGCCAACCCCTGAGGCTAAATCGGATAGAAACATAAATTTGTCCGCCAAG AAAGATCAAGCTAAGTTGGAATCTCACAAAAACAAAGATGCGGTAGAATGCAAGAAAGCTCCTACATCATCAACAATGATCAATTGTTCTAAGGCCTCTGCAGCAAATATG gAAGCTGTCCCAGGATTGGTTGCCGACAAAGGAAGAGctaaaaagaaaaggagagacAAGAATAAGAATAAGAATAAAAAGTGTACAAGTTTGGAAAACACCAGGGAAGTGAATGAGTCCGTATTGAATAGTTCAGCCATCGAAAAAGCTCCCGAATGTGAATCAAATTGTACTTCTGCCAATCAGCTTCCTCAGGAGCATATAGATGCTAAGAGTATTGGAGTTAGCTGTGATAGGAATGGTTCAAGGGAAGGTGCATCTGGGAATGATGCAGTTAAATGTGAGAATTCTGGAGAGGAAGAATTGAACGGAAAAGCTGGAACGTGTGTGATTTCATCAGTTTTGACTTCTACAGATTCTGCCGGTACTTCAAGCTGTGATAACGTGAACTCTCAAAAGTCTTGCTGTCCAGGTGAACGTAGAGACATATTGTCATCGTCTAATGGACGATCCAGAACTCTGGAGGAAGGGGAATCCCAGCGGATCCACCATCAGAGAAGAGAAGCAGCAGGCTATGGTATTGCCTCCAGCAGTTCAGAATTTGTTTCTTATGAGTGGCCTGCTATAGCACCCATGTACTTTCCACATCTTAATTCTCACCTTCCAACTGCCACTGATAGACTGCACCTTGATGTTGGTCACAATTTGCATGCATATGTACGCCAACCTTTCGTGTCAACTGTTCATCATGCTAGGAATCTTTCTATTGAAGGTACCCACAAACAAGTTCTTCCTCGACCCATGCCCATGAGTCTAGATTGGCCTCCCATGGTTCATAGCAATTGCGGCTTGACAACAGCATTCGCTTGCAATTATGATTCTGGAATTCTTGTGGACATTCCTGAACAGAAAAATAAGCCCGAGCCAGGGAATGAATGCGAGAATAATTGGATGTTGGAGGAAGATTTTGAGATGCACACTGTTTCTGGAGTAGACTATAATCAATATTTCGGTGGTGGAGTGATGTATTGGAATCCTTCTGAACATCTAGGGACTGGCTTTTCTCGCCCTCCGTCCCTTAGTTCTGATGATAGCTCTTGGGCTTGGCATGAAGCTGAGATGAAGAGGTCGGTTGATGACATGGTTGCGTTTTCGTCTTCTTACAGCGCAAATGGACTAGCTTCTCCAAATTCGGCATCCTTCTGTTCCCCTTTTGATCCCTTAGGCCCGGCAAACCAGCCTCTTGGTTATGTTGTGCCAGGTAATGAGATATCTACTAAAGTACTGCAAGCTCCCCCAACAACAAGTGAAGCTCCTGCAGGTGAAGAGGAGGTCTCTGGAACTTTGACTAGTTTATCTGGGGATGTTGAAGGAAATTCTGGAGACTCTTTTCCTTATCCGATTTTGCGGCCTATCATCATCCCAAATATGTCGAAATCTGAATACAAGCGTAGTTATGATACCAAAAGCCCAAATGTTCCACCTACAAGGCGCGAGCATCCTCGTATAAAGCGACCACCATCACCTGTAGTACTATGTGTTCCACGTGCTCCTCGTCCACCACCACCTTCACCTGTGAGCAACTCCAGAGCACGGCGAGGTTTCCCAACTGTGAGGTCTGGAAGTTCAAGCCCAAGACATTGGGGAATGAGAGGCTGGTTTCATGACGGTGTAAACTGGGAAGAACCTTGTGGAGCGGAGGTTGTTTTACCCTGGAGGAACAAAAGCCTTGCAGTCAGGCCAATCATTCAACCTCTACCTGGGGCCCTCCTTCAAGATCACTTAATTGCAATGTCGCAACTAGGCCGAGACCAGGAGCAT CCTGATGTGGCCTTCCCTTTGCAACCACCCGAGTTATTGAACTGTCCAACGCAAGGGGAATCTCAATCATTGATACACGGTCTTCTGAATGACGAGATAGATTCTTTCTGCAAGCAG GTTGCTGCAGAGAATATGTCCCGCAAACCTTATATCAATTGGGCAATCAAGCGGGTTACCAGATCTCTCCAAGTTCTGTGGCCCAGGTCTAGGACGAACATATTTGGCTCATCTGCAACTGGTTTGGCCCTCCCTTCGAGTGATGTGGACCTTGTGGTTTGTCTTCCTCCAGTGAGAAACTTG GAACCTATCAAAGAGGCAGGAATTTTGGAGGGTCGCAATGGTATAAAGGAGACATGCCTTCAG CATGCAGCCAGGTATCTCGCTAATCAAGAGTGGGTAAAAACTGACTCCCTGAAGGCGGTTGAAAATACAGCT ATACCAATTATCATGCTTGTTGTGGAAGTCCCTTGTGATCTGGTATGCAGTATTCAGTCACCAAAAGATGGCCCAGACTGTATCACCGTTGACCAAGACAGCAATAGTAACACTGATATGGTTGGATTTGAAGACTCTGCAGCAGCAAACTCTTTACCGACAAAGGCTGGAAACTTggcaaatgtaaaatgtgtccGTCTTGACATCAGTTTCAAAACGCCATCGCATACGGGTCTTCAAACCACACAATTG GTGAAAGATCTGACAGAGCAATTTCCAGCTGCCACACCACTTGCTTTGGTGTTAAAGCAGTTTTTGGCTGATCGTACCCTGGATCAATCATACTCCGGTGGATTAAGCTCTTATTGCCTG GTCTTACTGATTACACGTTTTCTTCAGCATGAGCATCATCTGGGGCGCTCTATCAACCAA TATTTTTGCAGAACATTGGGCGGCTTCTAA